The Homalodisca vitripennis isolate AUS2020 unplaced genomic scaffold, UT_GWSS_2.1 ScUCBcl_644;HRSCAF=3109, whole genome shotgun sequence nucleotide sequence TTAACCCTACATCGTCGCATTAATATTAACCTCCATCGTAGCATTAATATTAACCTCCATCGTAGCATTAATATTAACCTCCATCGTAGCATTAATATTAACCTCCATCGTAGCATTAATATTAACCTAGATCGGACACCAAGATTCTGGGATTGAAAAACTTAATGGATTAGCCACAAACCTTGCTTGAAACTAGTTTCTTGGCCCTGTTGAGCTCTGTGTAACTGGGCATTTGCCGTTTTCCTCTTCAGCTCCATCAAAACGTCCAGACAATAAATGAACATTGGCCTCTCTTCGGGATTGAAACTCCAACACCTCAGCATTAAGTCGTACCTGTGAAGTAATGTTTAAATTAGATCATAATCATAATCATTTATTGTCTGTGAGCAAAACACATACCTGCAATAGACAACGTCAATGATCATCAACATATTGATTGATGAGATacacagggatgctacaggtcagggaagtcagggaaaagtcagggaaaaaaaacaggactggaaatcagggaaaagtcagggaatccggtctcaagtcagggaaaagtcagggaaaaaaaaaaacaggactggaaatcagggaaaagtcagggaatccggtctcaagtcagggaaaaggcaggggaatttcgacgttggtcagggaaaaaaaatataaaatccctttacacaaataaacttactgccgccgcgccgtattttacttctgtgttgtaaaagatcatttaagtcaatctttttgtacgtattaaactgtgttcactttattttttgcttttttatatttgccaccctgttagcctcaacaccgcttttccacccattaattgccaaaaaccctggggattgcgtcgaaaaaagtcagggaaaaataaaaatttggtctggaaatcagggaaaagtcagggaatttcattattggactcctgtagcaaccctgataCAGGAAAGTACagtatttagattaaaaattaagacatttacaaaaagttataaaagattttaaaattcacaaagttaacaatgaataaaatttacaaatgtacagATCTAGGGCTAAAAAATTCATTTGTCATAAAAAGGATTTTAGCGTAaccaattgtaacattttaacttaaatagtttGAAATCTAGGAGTTTACTTTCATTGTGCAACTTGTTAAAATCCCACGTGGTTAGGCTAATCATAGTAAAAACGCAGCAATTGGTCAAATTAAACAAGTGAGTAAAACAACAACCAATCAACACTTTTTATTGCTATAAAATCACGgatcattgacaaagtctcaTTACATCTGTTACCGATAGCCAAGTCGGTTGAAATGTAAACATAAGCTGTAATACATAAAGAACACAGCCAATGGCATTGgggaatttaaaatgaaatgtttttgtaattggAAGAACTCGCCCATAAATTGTGCCATTTAATGGCtgtaagaaacatttatttaaacgcAAAATAAGCCGTTTCACATAATTTGTATGATGATATGGTCGAGTCGCTTATTGGTCTAATTTCAGTTTTCGCATGTTTTAACACTCCCCGTGGGTACAGACTAGAGGGTACAGAGACAACTCACATCTGCTGGCAGCAGTTGGGGGGGCAGCCAAGTCTACCACCGTTTGCGTACGTAGTGCAGCACCTCCAGGTTGTTCCGAGCCGGGTACGGCTGCTGTCCCAAGGACATGATCTCCCACAGTAGCACACCGAACGCCCACAACGTCGCTCTGGCTGGTGAACACCCCGTCGACCAGGGACTCTGGGGCCATCCACCTGTCTCACACAAGGTAACAGTGAGTTGGAGGGAGCCGGGCTGGCATTGtagttattgtatatatatatggagcccagattgttacagattaatcaaagtaattttcgaattaaagacgtgtgtacaggacaacgtctgtcgggtctgctagtatatgtatatatatatatatatatatatatatatatacatataatattctttgtttgaagtttgtttatatatataattatataatatataaaataattgaatcgtaaaaagtaagggctctgtggtgtaatggtagcacattcacccggcaagtgagagatccgggttcgagtcccggcggagcaagtactttttgcgatttaatgtttattgaaatatatatatatatatatatatattatatatatatatatatatatatatattataaatcattgGATATGTTATTAAATTCCATATAATATGGTAGTTGTTGAACAATTATTAAGCCCATAAGGTAAACCAAATGATGAAATGGTTGAATTAAAATTAAGACTAAATGACTTGTACAATGAGCTGTAAAAACACCATAACAATATATCAGTAAAACAGTAGCTGCAGAAATTACTAACAGCTGTTTCAATGAGACTATTTCATACCTGAGAGACGTTCCCAGATCTgcaattatttacatgtttaccCTCTGTACGCATTAAGTACTGCCGATGCACCCGTAGCCATACCTATTTATCCGGCGCCGCTCAAACATAAAACGTAGCCATTAAAAGTCGCCTTTTAagctaaaattatgtttttagtaccattttaaaggtatttattaataaaatatttttatcaacttaTTTTGTCaagtatcttttatttttttttcaattttaaagttgtgaaaatacaaagtaaaataattttaaaacagcataCTTATAACATTGAATTATTTCGAAACTGCCTGATTCACAATCTACTTCGCTGCAACTAAAGTTACGACTTGATCTCGCCATATTCACGATGATACTACAGTACAATGGCAAACAACCACATGCAGAAACGTAAACaagcagagaaaaataaaaaaaagaatagggAAATGTTCTGCTACTACCACCTAGTCAAAGTAGCTTCCAGTATCAGTTCAAGAGTGCAGCGCTTGTCTAGGAACTAACATATTGTGTAGTTATGAACGGCAGTCATTATcctttacaatataaaatgtttatcacaCTTAAAAAACTGTATGTCTACAAAAATTCACATTACCTGACTGGTAGAAGCCCTTCGCCTTCTTttctgtagtaatcatttttataaatgtctCTTGCCAGTCCGAAATCACCGATCTTGACGACCCGAGAACGAGGATCTGTTGAGGAGACTAGGCAGTTTCTACAGGCGAGGTCTCGGTGGACAAAGTGCATCTCCTCCAGGTAGCGGCAACCACGCGCCACGTCCACGGCACATCGACAACAAGTCCATCAGTGTAAGGCTGTTCTCCACGGCCTAACACACACAAATTGTGTAATGGTTCAATTCATAAACAAACATGTATAAATCATAAACATGATATTATGGCAGTGAATGTCAATCAGTTTTAAGGGGTAAGTAATTAACAGTGAGTAAAATACACACCGGCTGTGAAGTTACAGAACAGAGATTTTGAGAATTATCAGGTGAGTAATTAACAGTGAGTAAAATACACACCGGCTGTGAAGTTAGAGAACAGAGATTTGGAGAATTATTGAGTGAGTGATTAACAGTGAGTAAAATACACACCGGCTGTGAAGTTAGAGAACAGAGATTTGGAGAATTATTGAGTGAGTGATTAACAGTGAGTAAAATACACACCGGCTGTGAAGTTAGAGAACAGAGATTTGGAGTATTATCAGGTGAGTAATTAACAGTGAGTAAAATACACACCGGCTGTGAAGTTAGAGAACAGAGATTTGGAGAATTATTGAGTGAGTAATTAACAGTGAGTAAAAATACACACCGGCTGTGAAGTTAGAGAACAGAGATTTGGAGTATTATCGGATGAGTCTTTTAATCTTGAATTtcctttaaaagtaaatatctaaaattaaaccACAATTTGAGATCACTCTTGATAAAATCGCTCttccttgaaaattaaaaatgttttaattaattgtctgGCCTTCCATAAGGCAAAAACTAAGATTGAGTTGAATTTTTTGTGAActtatttaaacactgaaataacCAATAGGtctataaatttatgttatgaatTTAGTACAAGGCTCCATCCCATTAGTGCTAGTGCATGAGTAAGTTGAGAGTAGTGAAAAGGGTTTGGTCTTTATGTATGTCCATATACATGTGTTTTTGTAAACTCTACTatcttattttaaagtacaattcTTGCAGATGaaataaaagtgtacaaaatattatttgtggaaCTGTTAATTTTGACATTGTTGAACAGTACAGAGTTATGGATGCGAAATGAGGAAATACTCACAACTAGAGGGCGATTAGAACGCAGATATGCAAGCAGATCTCCACCTTCCATCAGTTCCATAATGATGAAGTTGGGGTCATTGTCCAAGCAAACACCCAACAGCTGGAGAATGTTCTTGTGCTTGAAATTGCTCATCAGTTGGGCTTCTTTTAAAAATTCCAGTTTCATTTGTTGTGAAGCACCCTTTCGAAGTGtctgaaatatattcaaataaatttaacacttagTGATTTAGTTGTGTTCAGAAAATTtcttcattataaattttaacacccAGTAATGGTGAATATAGTCAACATAATAGTGCTATGGGTATTATGTGAATACTAGAATACAAAATGGTCGTTCTGCCGAACTAGACTTACAAATGCTACCTTTATTAACTACTCCACTGACTGTCGAGTCTGGTCtggtattttatttctttgggCAAATATTTGAGACCTGAggaattaaacattaatttgtggTGTGAAACAATGGAGACCACATTATGAGGAGTGTAGAAACAATGGAGAACATGTCATTATAAGGTGTGGTGAAGtcataaaatgacaaaatttgtTTTGGGAAGGATTAACTAATGTCTATGATGACATTAGTCTTGATCACTTGATCAAAACAAGTGGCCAGACTTTGGTTTGATGACATTAAAAAATCAGAGAAACATGTTAATTGTGATTTCCATTTATCCTCCAAAATCAAGAAatatcttagtatttttttgccACATTTGTTTCCAGAACTCCTCACCAATAACGGATGGTTAAGTGTACACATGGCAGAATTTTATACACTAAGTCTTGAAAAAATGAGTAATTAAATATGACAAGTGTTTAAATTTAGGTgccaattatataaataaacaatgggtttctcttttaaattatacatagaaATGAATTGTTTCAGCACAAAAAAACTTGCTTTACAAAcaattcttgtatttttataataaccttTTATCCTTAGTTACTTTAGTAGGTCTTTAAAAATTTGACCGCGATATCCTTGTCATATACTAGTGTAGAGCCGCAGATGGGTAGTTGATTCAGATgggtaaaattgtattttaaaaaatcttgacTTTGTTAAGCacagaattgaaatatttttggtattacaatttataaatttgcaACTTAATATTTCCAGATGAAGATTGAAACTTCTACAAACCTTGACTGCAACTCTGGTTTCGATCGCTGGCGACTCCGCTACGCTCTTGGCCCGGCCCTCAAACACCTCTCCGAACGCTCCACTGCCCAGGAACTTTGTCAGAGTGATGTGGTCTCTGCGGATGTGCGGCAACAACGCTATCTCTCTGTCGGTGGGGATGAAGTCGGCGGCAGTATACAACGCGTTGGAGTTCTGGATGAAGTTCACCCCGTCGTGGGAGCTCCCGCAGATTCGCTAATTCAACATCCGTACTTCCAGTTCTTATTATGTTGGTGTTTATGGTTAACATTTGTTGCGTCTTCTTCTCTTTCTCTCTTTTTGTAACAACAGCTGAAAAATGTGTttactacaatttttatataagccACTCTTTGAATTGGACAGAAGATAAAGGCTGGCCaaaatcaaataaagtatatCACAACAATGGTTCAGAttcagaagaaatattaataaattaagttacataAGGAAAAAAGTGGAAATTAGCTATCAATACTCcattgttaaatatatacatgtgtatgtatgtatttatcaatataaacaatGTGAAAGAATTATCTGTAGGAATCCCAATCATAAAATTAGGGAGAAGTGGAACAAACCCCATCAGTACATACTTCCTTCGGTCGATCGATATTAACTGGGTTCAACACGAACTACAGAAGTAGTAGCTTAATTACATCTagattattgtgttattatttaactgttttgtaCAAGAGCTATCCAGAAAGCAGATAACGTTTCGTCCTGTAGCCAGCCGCTAGGGGCTGGACTATCACggtcattttgatgtcagggcgtttctctgttcagtggcAATCCAGCTGAGAggtgagaggttactgtcgctcttttgtgttttacaatagcagtttaaaatgtgtatataattgAAAATCCCGTGAGTTGTGAAGTGCAGTCAGTAATACGGTTTTTATTCGCTaagcacattttttttttatttttttttttttttatttattttttttttgttatcttaggacaagaagcttataaattgcacttagttctgtaagaacctttgcgctgcttccagagtgataggatattcaggatgggtaaggttagggagtaggggcccgcctcctatcgagatccatgaggaagaattagggcactacatctcaaagtcatcccggaagaaggggaggacagctctgaaccagcctctccagtcaaagtaggcagggggtgtggcacacccttgttgaggttaacaagagcctctgaggtaagggaacaaaccccaccgactccaacagtcatcttccacagtggactagacctatcgaattgcccatgaaccccagaatctcaacatttgcggttagtgatgtgccgctactggacatccataaggttgcccagattgaagtggcacatcggtttttgctgtgcccagtggtgggttcaactggtaggtataaaccagccagaagtgatccctgctgggtaagttgtgctaagcacaataaaccaatcaatcaatcaatcaatcaatcaaaatgctttatttacaatttcatcaagaaaatgTAATGGCGTCAAAATACAGAATTGTCTTCATGCTTCttgctttacaaaattagtaGGTTTGTGTCATGGTGAAGAATTCCTCCAATGTGTATAGCGGTCGTTCCACCAGCCAGTCCTGTAGTTGTCTCTTCAGTTGTTGGGTGTTCAGGTTCTTCAGTGATTCTGGTAGTGCATTATACAGTTTACGTCCGATGTACGACGGCTTCTTGCTGTACTGTGTAGTGTGGTGTAGTGGAAGTATGTAGTCTTTTGCTCGTCTCGTGTTGTAGTGGTGGATATTTCTCCCCTCGTCTGTAGTCCTGCTGGTGTGTGTGGGTAACAACAGTGTGGATATAGAGACTTATCACTGTTAGAATTCCTAGTGCTTTGAAAGATTCTCTACAACTCTCTGTTGGTTTTAGATCAGCAAGTGTtcttattgctttcttttgtaggactaggattctatttaggttttgtttggtTGTTGCCACCCCACACTATCAAACCATACCTAATGTGGGATTCAATCAAGGCGTAGTAGGCTGCTTTTGCTATATCGAGTCCTCCAATCCACTTCATTCTTCTCACAACAAAAACTCCTGATGCCAGCTTCTTGCTCAAATTATTGACATGAGTAGTCCAGGAAAGATCAGAGTCTATGGTAACTCCCAGTAATTTGGCTTCTTTTTCTACCAAGAGATCAGGAATTTTTGGTATCTCGTCCAGTCGCCGCCTACTAAAGTTTATGCAGGTtgtcttttttggatttat carries:
- the LOC124370900 gene encoding LOW QUALITY PROTEIN: proto-oncogene tyrosine-protein kinase ROS-like (The sequence of the model RefSeq protein was modified relative to this genomic sequence to represent the inferred CDS: deleted 4 bases in 4 codons), producing the protein MKIVFTSLSSPYIWPSDYRFTFETLGDRPTRPGIPVLHQLRGNINQVVWSEPARENGAKVTLYWLEGRTDEGVREKREANLSSAVEHLDWALYYNGSKPYWIMAELSSYTRYQFRVRARNVYGWSEFSEPSEWFSLNQAALLPEQELGVVVWVFTPLAVLALILTLMCLMCTVVTKREKEKKTQQMLTINTNIIRTGSTDVELANLRELPRRGELIQNSNALYTAADFIPTDREIALLPHIRRDHITLTKFLGSGAFGEVFEGRAKSVAESPAIETRVAVKTLRKGASQQMKLEFLKEAQLMSNFKHKNILQLLGVCLDNDPNFIIMELMEGGDLLAYLRSNRPLVAVENSLTLMDLLSMCVDVARGCRYLEEMHFVHRDLACRNCLVSSTDPRSRVVKIGDFGLARDIYKNDYYRKEGEGLLPVRWMAPESLVDGVFTSQSDVWAFGVLLWEIMSLGQQPYPARNNLEVLHYVRNGGRLGCPPNCCQQMYDLMLRCWSFNPEERPMFIYCLDVLMELKRKTANAQLHRAQQGQETSFKQDEWINETEEVNAVDTGGTPKYLELIYDEGYEVPRPPPQTGQVQTCSDEEVTSLDKLLPAPAVSPYTNVIKQLSTADNFSENTINSEDTLR